A stretch of Planctomycetota bacterium DNA encodes these proteins:
- a CDS encoding UDP-N-acetylmuramoyl-L-alanyl-D-glutamate--2,6-diaminopimelate ligase — translation AEEIFKGFSSPAAATAELDRRRAIELAIREAAEGDAVLIAGKGHETYQESREGVKPFDDREVAREILSGFR, via the coding sequence TGCGGAGGAGATTTTCAAGGGATTCTCTTCGCCCGCGGCGGCGACGGCGGAACTGGACCGCCGGCGGGCGATCGAACTGGCGATCCGCGAAGCGGCCGAAGGCGACGCCGTCCTCATCGCCGGCAAAGGCCACGAAACGTACCAGGAGTCGCGCGAGGGCGTCAAGCCGTTCGACGACCGCGAGGTCGCGCGCGAAATACTAAGCGGGTTCAGATAA